A genomic window from Desulfonatronovibrio magnus includes:
- a CDS encoding murein hydrolase activator EnvC family protein: MIKATSFQRIVLSLSLVLIFLCTGSTDMAAENIESQIEQRRQELLRQQRTVERLSQQERETYSRLARAEDRLDKLAHDVASHEKRLEELAEREQEIRNEYEALSSQRAETRDELSLMLQNIWPIFLESRGSSAADMLKWNELDRHISWLRAIYDAAREQYALLQTQSADVASSLVRLQSMQEEQKNQMQRTDAVRGQMLNEKLAYLNELQEIRAQRLAGEEVVNEIMQIIENLRFRLQAVEDREFPTLKGTLFPPAEGNTIASFNASADPPHNGLSIALMENAPVHSVSWGKVVHNGTLRGFGRVVIILHGNDYYSLYAYLADSHLQVGQDVEKGEQIGLAGYYPQINSHGIYFELRFKQKAINPDPWIAGR, encoded by the coding sequence CTGAGTCTGGTCTTGATTTTTCTGTGTACAGGTTCCACTGATATGGCGGCTGAAAACATTGAGTCACAGATTGAACAGCGCCGTCAGGAACTTCTCAGACAGCAAAGAACTGTGGAAAGACTGTCCCAGCAGGAAAGAGAAACATATTCAAGGCTGGCCCGGGCAGAAGACCGGCTGGATAAGCTTGCTCACGACGTAGCCTCTCACGAAAAACGGTTAGAAGAACTGGCTGAGCGTGAACAGGAAATACGCAATGAATATGAAGCTCTGTCATCGCAACGAGCAGAAACAAGAGATGAGCTGAGTCTTATGCTCCAGAATATCTGGCCCATATTCCTTGAAAGTCGTGGATCAAGTGCGGCAGATATGCTCAAATGGAACGAGCTGGACCGGCATATATCATGGTTGCGGGCAATTTACGATGCTGCCCGTGAGCAATACGCTCTCTTGCAGACCCAGTCAGCTGACGTTGCCTCCAGTCTGGTCCGTCTTCAGTCCATGCAGGAAGAACAAAAGAATCAAATGCAGCGTACTGATGCAGTCAGAGGGCAAATGCTCAATGAAAAACTGGCTTATTTAAATGAACTGCAGGAAATACGGGCTCAAAGGCTTGCCGGAGAAGAGGTGGTCAATGAAATAATGCAGATCATCGAAAATCTGCGATTTCGCCTCCAGGCCGTTGAGGACAGAGAATTTCCAACTTTGAAAGGTACTTTGTTTCCCCCGGCTGAAGGCAATACCATTGCATCTTTTAATGCTTCTGCAGATCCCCCGCACAATGGACTTAGCATAGCTCTGATGGAAAACGCGCCCGTGCATTCGGTCTCCTGGGGCAAAGTGGTACATAACGGCACATTGCGCGGCTTTGGAAGAGTGGTTATAATACTACATGGCAATGATTATTACAGCCTGTATGCTTATCTCGCAGACAGCCACCTGCAGGTGGGCCAGGATGTGGAAAAAGGAGAACAGATCGGGTTGGCTGGATATTATCCTCAAATAAACTCCCACGGTATTTATTTTGAATTGCGTTTTAAGCAAAAAGCCATTAACCCTGACCCGTGGATAGCAGGCCGCTGA
- a CDS encoding S41 family peptidase, whose protein sequence is MRVNHLIGIFVILFVIMILPWTGQAREDQYESLKRFSQVMHLIEENYVHEKEREYLLQGAIEGMLQKLDPHSAYVSLDELRMMQEDFSGEFGGIGIQIGMRENQLVVIAPIEDTPAHKAGLQPGDMILEVDSKSTQGMSLTDAVRLIRGPKGEAVVLTILSREDNKPKKVEIVRDTIPVHSVRSLELEPGYIQLRITDFKGNTTDDLRQEIEKYASNQILKGLILDLRNNPGGLLDQAVSVADLFMDQGLIVYTQGRDERQRKDYTAGRRSADATTPMIVLINAGSASASEIVAGALQDSNRALVIGENTFGKGSVQSIIPLSDGSAIKLTIALYYTPSGRSIQAEGISPDLRIPFERKQVSEEEGSQHPALRESGLQMHLRNPEMRDQEDLDQSEEVMELLAQDNQLRLSLEILKSMPRIKELTTTR, encoded by the coding sequence ATGCGAGTCAACCATTTAATAGGTATTTTTGTAATTCTGTTTGTCATAATGATTCTGCCCTGGACAGGTCAGGCCAGAGAGGATCAATATGAAAGCCTGAAAAGATTCAGTCAGGTCATGCACCTGATAGAAGAAAACTATGTCCACGAAAAAGAACGGGAATATCTTCTGCAGGGTGCCATTGAGGGAATGCTGCAAAAGCTTGATCCCCACTCAGCTTATGTGTCCTTAGATGAACTGCGCATGATGCAGGAAGACTTTTCCGGAGAATTTGGAGGTATAGGTATTCAAATCGGCATGAGAGAAAATCAGCTCGTGGTCATTGCCCCCATTGAAGACACTCCTGCTCACAAGGCCGGCCTGCAGCCCGGAGATATGATTCTTGAAGTGGATTCCAAATCCACACAGGGCATGAGCTTGACAGATGCTGTTCGACTTATTCGCGGCCCCAAAGGTGAGGCAGTTGTGCTCACCATCTTGTCGAGAGAAGACAATAAGCCCAAAAAAGTGGAAATTGTCCGCGATACAATTCCCGTGCATTCCGTAAGAAGCTTAGAGCTGGAACCTGGCTATATTCAGCTGCGCATCACTGATTTCAAAGGCAATACTACTGATGACCTGCGCCAGGAAATTGAGAAGTACGCTTCTAACCAGATACTTAAAGGGCTGATACTGGACCTGCGCAACAACCCCGGAGGACTCCTGGATCAGGCTGTATCCGTAGCCGATCTTTTCATGGATCAGGGCTTGATAGTTTATACCCAGGGCAGAGATGAAAGGCAACGCAAGGACTACACAGCTGGAAGAAGGTCAGCTGATGCCACAACTCCCATGATTGTACTTATCAACGCTGGTTCAGCTTCTGCATCGGAGATTGTGGCCGGAGCGCTCCAGGACAGCAACAGGGCGCTGGTCATTGGTGAAAACACATTTGGCAAAGGATCAGTTCAAAGCATCATACCCTTGTCTGATGGATCTGCCATAAAGCTGACCATTGCCCTTTATTACACCCCCAGTGGAAGGTCCATCCAGGCAGAAGGCATATCCCCGGATCTGCGCATACCTTTTGAGCGAAAGCAGGTAAGTGAGGAGGAAGGCTCACAGCATCCGGCCCTGCGTGAATCCGGCCTGCAGATGCATCTGAGAAATCCGGAAATGCGAGATCAGGAAGATTTAGATCAAAGTGAGGAAGTAATGGAACTCTTGGCCCAGGATAATCAATTGCGTCTTTCTCTGGAAATCCTGAAATCAATGCCCAGAATAAAAGAGCTTACTACGACAAGATAA
- a CDS encoding divergent polysaccharide deacetylase family protein produces the protein MASAAKKGKKKKKTTSSRKRTPLLGVRSLLWTAAFGTTLLCLIAILLLPHKQDPVTTHTVSEKAPAPTYKQPEQSVAVREPVKPEPPEPAAPRPFMYEERIGANFDLRVWEADMALLQTMSLTDQTNDLMVHKKVENRFFYGTPYHYQEIEIYTATPRDEFIGKLANSLKRFLSNATLEQGLNPNVWNINIDGKKTHKLFLEKIIEKPLPGSGKMAIIIDDLGGSLGYARRLDQLDFPVVFSILPFMDGTRSVSDYARANNVEIMLHLPMEPLGYPQGIEPGPGALFVGMDSNEIRKRVLDNIEQVPGAIGVNNHMGSRFTQDSDGMSTALEIIGSKGLFFLDSLTTPRSVAKDVAARKGVDFLKRHIFLDNIQDKQAILFQLSKAENLAIKQGMAIAIGHPYPETIQALQHWSRIRNSNVEVVRISELLSAQKYSTATRNNAGRIN, from the coding sequence ATGGCCTCAGCAGCAAAAAAAGGAAAGAAAAAGAAAAAAACCACGTCCTCCAGGAAACGGACTCCACTTCTCGGAGTCCGTTCCCTGTTGTGGACTGCGGCTTTTGGTACAACTTTGCTATGCCTGATTGCCATCCTGCTTCTGCCTCATAAGCAGGACCCTGTGACAACCCATACTGTAAGCGAGAAAGCTCCAGCCCCGACATACAAGCAGCCTGAGCAGTCTGTTGCAGTTCGTGAACCTGTAAAGCCCGAACCTCCGGAGCCTGCTGCACCCAGACCTTTCATGTATGAAGAGCGCATAGGTGCCAACTTTGACCTCAGGGTCTGGGAGGCGGATATGGCCCTTTTACAGACCATGTCCCTCACTGATCAAACCAATGATCTCATGGTACACAAGAAGGTTGAGAACAGATTTTTTTACGGCACACCATATCATTATCAGGAAATTGAAATTTATACAGCAACCCCGAGGGACGAGTTCATTGGCAAGCTGGCCAATTCTCTGAAAAGATTTTTGTCCAATGCCACCCTTGAGCAGGGCCTTAATCCCAATGTCTGGAACATAAACATTGACGGCAAAAAGACCCATAAACTTTTTCTTGAAAAAATCATAGAAAAGCCCCTGCCCGGATCTGGCAAGATGGCCATTATTATCGACGATCTCGGAGGCAGTCTTGGATACGCCCGGCGGCTTGACCAGCTGGATTTCCCTGTGGTTTTTTCCATTTTGCCGTTCATGGACGGCACCCGCAGTGTATCTGATTACGCCAGGGCCAATAATGTTGAAATCATGCTTCACCTGCCCATGGAACCTCTGGGCTACCCCCAGGGTATTGAACCGGGCCCTGGAGCCCTTTTTGTGGGCATGGACTCCAATGAGATCAGAAAGAGAGTTCTGGACAATATCGAGCAGGTGCCCGGAGCCATCGGGGTCAATAATCATATGGGATCAAGATTCACCCAGGACTCGGATGGCATGTCAACAGCCTTGGAAATCATTGGCAGCAAAGGCCTTTTTTTCCTTGACAGTCTTACTACACCTCGCAGCGTAGCCAAAGATGTGGCAGCCCGGAAAGGAGTGGATTTTCTCAAGAGACATATCTTTCTGGACAATATCCAGGACAAACAGGCCATACTTTTTCAACTGAGCAAGGCTGAAAATCTGGCCATCAAACAAGGTATGGCCATTGCCATAGGCCATCCCTATCCTGAAACAATCCAGGCTCTTCAGCACTGGAGTAGAATTCGTAACAGCAATGTTGAGGTTGTCAGAATATCCGAGCTGCTTTCAGCCCAGAAATACAGTACAGCCACCCGCAATAATGCAGGCCGGATCAACTGA
- the ndk gene encoding nucleoside-diphosphate kinase has product MTQQTLSIIKPDATQRNLQGAILKMIQDAGLKITAMKMIHLSKKQAEGFYAVHSDKPFFDSLTDFMCSGPVVVSVLEGQDAISKYREVMGATNPANADEGTIRKAFALDIEKNSVHGSDAPETAATEIAYFFNQLEIVRS; this is encoded by the coding sequence ATGACCCAGCAAACCCTGTCCATCATCAAACCCGATGCCACACAAAGAAACCTGCAGGGAGCAATCCTCAAAATGATTCAGGATGCAGGACTCAAAATTACTGCCATGAAAATGATTCACCTGAGCAAAAAACAGGCTGAAGGTTTTTACGCGGTTCACAGTGATAAACCTTTTTTTGACAGCCTGACCGATTTCATGTGCTCAGGACCAGTGGTGGTAAGTGTTCTGGAAGGCCAGGACGCCATAAGCAAATACCGGGAAGTTATGGGAGCCACCAATCCGGCCAATGCCGATGAAGGAACAATCCGCAAGGCATTTGCGCTGGATATTGAAAAGAACTCGGTACATGGTTCAGATGCTCCGGAAACAGCAGCAACAGAAATCGCATACTTTTTCAATCAGCTGGAGATAGTAAGGTCATGA
- the proC gene encoding pyrroline-5-carboxylate reductase, translating to MTISIGFIGAGNMGGAMIAGLAPGKDLQIHVFDPDQDRVGALVQKYGIQAASTPMDVADKSSYIFYAVKPGLMKSVIQQTLPLINETKCILSIAAGVQIRNLILWSDNKCPVVRIMPNTPALVDRGVFALCLEHSLLGSDQKDLITALLNRLGQTFILPEKSFDAFTGLIGSGPAYVFYFMESMVEAGVLEGLDRKTTTAMVRELFAGSAQMTFMQDTCISGLREMVTSPGGTTIQGLKTLDKRAVRAAIMEAVEKATQKSAELGRDS from the coding sequence ATGACCATTAGTATTGGTTTCATCGGGGCGGGCAACATGGGCGGCGCAATGATCGCCGGGCTTGCCCCGGGCAAGGATCTGCAAATTCATGTTTTTGATCCGGATCAGGACCGAGTTGGTGCTCTTGTTCAAAAGTACGGTATACAAGCCGCGTCAACCCCCATGGACGTTGCTGACAAGAGTTCGTACATTTTTTACGCAGTCAAGCCCGGGCTGATGAAATCGGTAATCCAACAGACTTTGCCTCTAATCAATGAGACAAAATGTATACTGTCCATAGCCGCAGGAGTGCAAATCAGGAACCTGATTCTGTGGTCGGACAACAAATGTCCGGTAGTTCGAATCATGCCCAACACTCCGGCTCTTGTGGACCGGGGTGTCTTTGCGCTTTGTCTGGAACACTCCCTTCTTGGTTCAGATCAAAAAGATTTAATTACTGCCCTGCTCAACCGTCTTGGGCAGACCTTCATCCTTCCGGAAAAATCATTTGATGCTTTTACAGGGCTTATCGGCTCTGGTCCGGCCTATGTATTTTATTTCATGGAAAGCATGGTGGAAGCAGGTGTGCTGGAAGGGCTGGATCGCAAGACAACAACAGCCATGGTCAGGGAGTTGTTCGCAGGTTCTGCCCAGATGACCTTTATGCAGGATACCTGCATTTCCGGACTGAGGGAAATGGTCACATCTCCTGGCGGAACCACCATCCAGGGTCTTAAAACCCTGGATAAAAGAGCGGTCAGGGCTGCCATTATGGAAGCCGTAGAAAAGGCAACTCAAAAAAGTGCTGAACTGGGCAGGGATTCATGA
- the thiD gene encoding bifunctional hydroxymethylpyrimidine kinase/phosphomethylpyrimidine kinase: MKNDKNMTAAVSCALTIAGSDSGGGAGIQADLKTFTMHHVYGLSVVTALTAQNTMGVHGIYVPDPGFVALQLEKVLEDFPVKAAKTGMLFSSEIIEEVAGVLRSEQLPLVVDPVCVSQTGHKLLKDDAVQALKKEILPLAALITPNKPEAELLCGISIDSMEDVLQAMNILMDMGVKAVLIKGGHFEVQDEMVDWLGIAGADPVSVVRPRISTRNTHGTGCTLSAAITANVAKGQDITAAVQKARDYLQKALETSFDLGHGDGPVNHLL, translated from the coding sequence ATGAAAAATGATAAAAATATGACTGCAGCTGTGAGCTGTGCCTTGACCATTGCAGGTTCTGACTCAGGGGGTGGGGCCGGTATTCAGGCCGATTTAAAGACATTTACAATGCACCATGTCTATGGGCTCTCTGTGGTAACGGCGCTGACTGCTCAAAATACCATGGGAGTGCATGGAATTTATGTGCCTGATCCAGGTTTTGTAGCCCTGCAGCTTGAAAAGGTTCTTGAAGACTTTCCGGTAAAAGCAGCCAAAACAGGCATGCTTTTTTCTTCAGAGATTATTGAGGAAGTTGCCGGTGTCCTGCGCAGCGAGCAGCTGCCCCTTGTAGTTGACCCGGTCTGTGTCAGCCAGACAGGTCACAAACTGCTCAAAGATGATGCTGTGCAGGCACTTAAAAAAGAAATACTGCCTCTGGCAGCTCTAATCACACCCAACAAGCCTGAGGCGGAACTGCTGTGCGGCATCAGCATTGATTCCATGGAAGATGTGCTGCAGGCCATGAATATTTTGATGGATATGGGGGTCAAAGCAGTTTTGATAAAGGGCGGGCATTTTGAAGTGCAGGATGAAATGGTGGACTGGCTGGGCATTGCCGGCGCTGATCCTGTATCTGTTGTCAGACCCAGAATAAGCACCAGAAATACCCATGGCACAGGCTGCACTCTTTCTGCTGCCATAACAGCCAATGTTGCTAAGGGACAGGACATAACCGCTGCTGTGCAAAAGGCAAGAGATTATCTGCAAAAGGCCCTTGAGACCAGCTTTGATCTGGGACATGGTGACGGTCCGGTCAATCATTTACTATGA
- a CDS encoding glutamine--tRNA ligase/YqeY domain fusion protein: METAPRSNFIRDIIEADLAAGKHEHVITRFPPEPNGYLHIGHAKSICLNFGVAEDYGGRCNLRFDDTNPKREDPEYVNAIKHDVRWLGFDWGEHLYHASDYFSDLYAFGVELIKRGKGYVCSLSPEDIRKFRGTLTEPGTNSPYRDRSVEDNLDLFEKMKNGEFPEGTHVLRAKIDMASPNINMRDPVIFRILHAAHHRTGDQWCVYPTYDYAHCLSDALEGITHSLCSLEFEDHRPLYDWILDQLPVPCHPQQIEFARLNLNYTVMSKRKLSRLVSEGYVQSWDDPRMPTLSGLRRRGYSPRSIRQFCSMIGVAKSDNIVDMSMLEYCVRDDLNKKALRVMAVLNPVKLVITNYPEDGHEMLEAINNPEDSAMGTRMVPFCRELYIERDDFMEDPPKKFFRLAPGREVRLRYAYFVTCQEVVKDPQTNEIVEIRCTYDPATKGGDSPDGRKVKATLHWVSARHAAKAGVRLYDRLFLKPNPAEDEKKGIDFTEHINPDSLQVIDDCRIEPGLENPDPGTNYQFERLGYFCVDRDSTPGNPVFNRTVTLRDAWAKIKKQK; this comes from the coding sequence ATGGAAACTGCACCCCGCTCAAACTTTATCAGAGACATAATTGAGGCTGACCTTGCCGCTGGCAAGCATGAACATGTCATAACCCGTTTTCCGCCTGAACCAAATGGATATCTGCACATAGGCCATGCCAAGTCCATCTGCTTGAACTTTGGAGTTGCTGAAGATTATGGAGGAAGGTGCAACCTGCGTTTTGACGACACCAATCCAAAAAGGGAAGACCCTGAATATGTTAACGCCATAAAGCATGATGTCCGCTGGCTGGGTTTTGACTGGGGGGAACATCTTTATCATGCTTCAGACTACTTTAGTGATCTGTATGCTTTTGGCGTTGAGCTTATAAAGAGAGGCAAGGGGTATGTATGCAGTCTGAGTCCGGAAGACATCAGAAAATTTCGCGGTACTCTGACTGAACCAGGCACCAACAGCCCCTACAGGGACAGGAGTGTTGAGGATAATCTTGATCTGTTTGAGAAAATGAAAAACGGTGAGTTTCCTGAGGGCACCCATGTGCTGAGAGCTAAAATTGATATGGCTTCCCCCAATATAAACATGCGTGATCCGGTTATTTTTCGTATCCTTCATGCCGCACATCATCGTACCGGTGATCAGTGGTGTGTTTATCCCACCTACGATTATGCCCATTGTCTGTCCGATGCTCTTGAAGGCATTACTCACTCATTATGTTCTCTTGAGTTTGAGGATCACCGGCCACTGTACGACTGGATTCTGGATCAGCTTCCTGTTCCATGTCATCCGCAGCAAATAGAGTTTGCCCGGCTGAATCTAAACTATACTGTTATGAGTAAGCGCAAACTGTCACGCTTAGTGAGCGAAGGTTATGTTCAGTCCTGGGATGACCCAAGAATGCCGACCCTTTCGGGTTTAAGACGCAGGGGATATTCACCACGTTCCATCAGACAGTTCTGCTCCATGATTGGAGTAGCCAAAAGCGACAATATAGTAGATATGTCCATGCTGGAATACTGCGTCCGTGATGATCTGAACAAAAAAGCTCTCCGGGTTATGGCAGTGCTTAATCCTGTTAAGCTGGTCATTACCAACTACCCTGAAGATGGTCATGAAATGCTTGAGGCCATTAACAATCCTGAAGACTCTGCTATGGGTACGCGCATGGTTCCGTTCTGCCGGGAACTATATATTGAACGTGATGATTTTATGGAGGATCCGCCCAAAAAGTTTTTCCGTCTGGCTCCGGGGCGTGAAGTCAGACTCAGATATGCCTATTTTGTAACCTGCCAGGAAGTGGTTAAAGATCCGCAAACCAATGAAATTGTTGAAATAAGATGTACTTATGATCCGGCTACAAAAGGGGGAGACTCTCCAGATGGACGAAAGGTCAAGGCAACTCTGCACTGGGTATCAGCCAGGCACGCGGCAAAAGCCGGGGTCAGACTTTATGACCGCCTTTTTTTAAAGCCAAACCCGGCTGAAGATGAGAAAAAGGGCATTGACTTTACAGAGCATATCAACCCGGATTCCCTGCAAGTCATAGATGATTGCCGCATTGAACCCGGACTGGAAAATCCTGATCCAGGTACAAACTATCAGTTTGAAAGACTCGGTTATTTCTGTGTTGACAGGGATTCTACGCCAGGCAATCCGGTTTTTAATCGCACAGTGACCTTGCGTGATGCCTGGGCCAAGATTAAGAAACAAAAGTAA
- a CDS encoding response regulator yields MPAIHLLLENKVMENRIKSAMSELLPHMEVTTRSISSFSGRTSLHNEINIFVVETGCPSIDYQHVAESLRTVAQNHGVAVLAVYSQQSSQKDAGLADIGPDSTMSFPFEDSYLSAQLEALIKISELRAMNQNLGAQLSQRVSKLAGLEQQLRHTNWILEALNKCGEVIIKANEEIAMLEQVCAILGESLENCLVMVGYAEMDAESSVRIIASGGEKKEMVQEMKISWAADPMGQEPTGSAIRTGTSILVQNPVNDVSTTPWKDLFARYDIKYILSLPVAHAGVGFGALSIYGGMKAEFSRDDIAHLERVAQNMGYGIWFLRHRKKRKMVENELQKTNELFSLAMEATEDALWDWDVVSGNAYFSPRWYTMLGYEPNELPMNYDSFRQIVHPDDIDAVENKLGKAMEDGENYSLEFRALTRHKDICWILARGKIVSRDSDNKPIRIVGTHFDITERKKMEQEIEEAKSRAETANQAKDKFLEAMSHELRTPLNGIMSILQTLMESDLQPSEKEYIGMALDSSRQLLVSINKILELSTLQKGLYCTHKQPFDIVEEMTKITGYFLPIARNKDLYLDLDLAEELPPRLIGDISIIRQIIWNLMDNAIKFTQKGGVLLKVTNLDPAGGQAGDNGHLSVMFEVIDSGIGIPSDVSDDIFEPFGINESAHQKRRAGYGVGLSVCKQLADTIGASIGYESTHGQGSRFHVLVDLVVQVEDAAPAQDYVPSHDTEKLILVVEDEKINLMLIEKMLRKKGYTVVTAMDGDEAVEVMQSRPDISLVLMDIMVPKYDGFELTRMIREGKFSGISNVPVIAVTALADSESRQKCFDSGMNAYLSKPIDNQELMGMVSKYIEAF; encoded by the coding sequence ATGCCTGCAATTCATTTGCTTTTAGAAAACAAGGTCATGGAGAACCGGATCAAATCAGCCATGTCTGAGCTTTTGCCTCATATGGAGGTAACCACAAGATCCATCAGTTCATTTTCAGGCAGGACATCCCTGCACAATGAGATAAATATTTTTGTTGTGGAGACAGGGTGTCCCTCAATAGACTATCAGCATGTTGCTGAATCTTTAAGGACCGTTGCTCAAAACCATGGTGTAGCAGTGCTGGCTGTTTATTCCCAGCAGTCATCGCAAAAAGATGCAGGCCTGGCAGACATTGGACCCGACAGCACCATGAGCTTCCCGTTTGAAGACAGTTACCTGTCCGCACAGCTTGAAGCCTTGATCAAGATCAGCGAACTCAGGGCCATGAATCAGAATCTTGGTGCACAGCTCAGTCAGCGTGTTTCCAAACTGGCTGGCCTTGAACAGCAGTTGAGGCACACCAACTGGATACTTGAGGCCCTGAACAAGTGTGGTGAAGTAATAATAAAGGCCAATGAAGAGATTGCCATGCTTGAGCAGGTGTGCGCTATTCTGGGTGAAAGTCTGGAAAACTGCCTGGTCATGGTGGGTTACGCTGAAATGGATGCTGAATCCAGTGTCAGGATTATTGCCAGCGGCGGAGAGAAAAAAGAAATGGTCCAGGAAATGAAAATTTCCTGGGCAGCTGATCCCATGGGCCAGGAACCTACCGGTTCAGCCATCAGAACCGGGACAAGCATTCTGGTTCAAAACCCTGTAAACGATGTTTCCACAACCCCATGGAAAGATTTATTTGCTAGGTATGATATAAAATATATTCTTTCGCTGCCGGTGGCTCATGCCGGTGTAGGATTTGGAGCATTAAGCATATATGGAGGAATGAAGGCTGAGTTTTCCAGAGATGATATTGCCCATTTGGAACGAGTGGCTCAGAATATGGGTTATGGGATTTGGTTTTTGCGGCATAGAAAAAAAAGAAAAATGGTGGAAAATGAGCTTCAAAAAACCAATGAACTGTTTTCCCTGGCCATGGAAGCAACTGAAGATGCCCTGTGGGATTGGGATGTAGTTTCAGGCAATGCTTATTTCAGTCCAAGATGGTATACCATGCTGGGTTATGAGCCCAACGAACTGCCCATGAACTATGACAGCTTCAGACAGATTGTTCATCCTGATGATATCGATGCAGTGGAAAACAAGCTTGGCAAGGCCATGGAAGACGGAGAGAACTACTCCCTTGAATTCAGGGCTTTGACCAGACACAAAGATATTTGCTGGATTTTAGCGAGGGGCAAGATTGTATCCAGAGATTCAGATAACAAACCCATAAGGATTGTAGGCACTCATTTTGACATAACTGAAAGAAAAAAGATGGAACAGGAAATTGAGGAAGCCAAGAGCAGGGCTGAGACCGCCAATCAGGCCAAGGATAAATTTCTTGAAGCCATGAGCCATGAACTGAGAACTCCGCTCAATGGCATTATGAGTATCCTGCAGACTCTTATGGAGTCAGATCTTCAGCCATCTGAAAAAGAATACATTGGAATGGCTCTTGATTCATCAAGGCAGCTGCTTGTATCCATTAACAAGATACTGGAGTTGTCCACCCTGCAGAAAGGTCTTTACTGCACTCACAAACAACCATTTGACATTGTGGAGGAAATGACCAAAATTACAGGTTATTTTCTACCCATTGCCAGAAACAAAGATCTTTATCTGGATCTTGATCTTGCTGAAGAACTGCCCCCCAGACTTATTGGTGACATCAGCATCATCAGACAGATCATCTGGAACCTCATGGATAATGCTATCAAGTTCACCCAGAAAGGAGGGGTTTTGCTTAAAGTTACAAATTTAGACCCGGCAGGTGGTCAGGCAGGTGATAATGGCCATTTGTCTGTGATGTTTGAAGTTATTGACAGTGGAATTGGTATTCCTTCAGATGTTTCTGATGATATCTTTGAACCCTTTGGAATCAACGAAAGTGCTCATCAGAAAAGAAGGGCAGGCTATGGTGTAGGTCTGAGTGTCTGCAAACAGCTTGCCGACACCATTGGGGCAAGCATTGGATACGAGTCAACTCATGGGCAGGGCAGCAGATTTCATGTACTGGTGGACCTTGTAGTTCAAGTAGAGGATGCGGCCCCTGCTCAGGATTATGTCCCATCTCATGACACAGAGAAACTGATCCTGGTGGTTGAGGATGAAAAGATCAACCTCATGCTGATAGAAAAGATGCTCAGGAAAAAAGGATATACTGTGGTTACGGCCATGGATGGGGATGAGGCTGTTGAAGTTATGCAGTCCCGCCCTGATATTTCGCTGGTGCTGATGGATATCATGGTTCCCAAATATGATGGTTTTGAGCTGACCAGGATGATCCGGGAAGGAAAATTTTCAGGCATCAGCAATGTACCGGTTATAGCTGTGACAGCACTGGCTGATTCCGAAAGCCGGCAGAAATGTTTTGACAGCGGCATGAACGCCTACCTTTCCAAACCTATTGATAATCAGGAACTCATGGGTATGGTCAGTAAGTACATTGAGGCTTTTTAG